Proteins encoded together in one Gemmatimonadota bacterium window:
- the dusB gene encoding tRNA dihydrouridine synthase DusB → MSEAPFRRLCRGFGADVVVSEFISAEGLRRGRERTWKHLRFDDAERPIGIQIFGAEPAAMAEAAALVAEVYEPDFIDVNFGCPVKKVVNRNGGSGCLRDLDLVTHILRAVDAATPLPTTVKVRSGWSEEMRDPVEIALRCQDAGARALTLHARTRTQMYSGAADWDEIAAVVEALEIPVIGNGDVWTGHDARRLREHTACAGIMIARGSHGAPWIFAQARAALEGRPVPPDPDVSERFRVVLEHARNAIAFERDERRAMIEFRKHLGWYTKGLPDGSSMRQRLFQVKSLQDARRILEEYLGTYLAAAA, encoded by the coding sequence GTGAGCGAGGCGCCTTTCCGCCGCCTCTGCCGGGGCTTCGGTGCGGACGTGGTCGTCAGCGAGTTCATCAGCGCCGAGGGCCTGCGGCGGGGGCGCGAGCGCACCTGGAAGCACCTGCGCTTCGACGATGCGGAGCGGCCCATCGGCATCCAGATCTTCGGCGCTGAGCCGGCGGCGATGGCGGAAGCCGCAGCGCTGGTGGCCGAGGTCTACGAGCCGGACTTCATTGACGTCAACTTTGGCTGCCCGGTCAAGAAGGTCGTCAACAGGAATGGGGGCTCCGGTTGCCTGAGGGATCTGGACCTGGTCACGCACATCCTTCGGGCAGTGGACGCGGCGACCCCGCTGCCTACTACGGTGAAGGTCCGCAGCGGGTGGAGCGAGGAAATGCGCGACCCGGTGGAGATCGCGCTGCGTTGCCAGGATGCGGGAGCGCGCGCGTTGACCTTGCACGCCCGCACTCGCACGCAGATGTACTCGGGCGCCGCGGACTGGGACGAGATCGCGGCCGTTGTCGAGGCGCTGGAGATTCCCGTCATTGGGAACGGGGATGTCTGGACCGGTCACGACGCCCGGCGCCTGCGGGAGCACACCGCCTGCGCGGGTATCATGATCGCCCGCGGCTCGCATGGCGCACCCTGGATTTTCGCGCAGGCGCGGGCCGCCCTGGAGGGTAGACCCGTGCCGCCGGACCCGGACGTGAGCGAGCGGTTCCGGGTGGTTCTCGAGCACGCGCGCAACGCCATTGCGTTCGAGCGGGACGAGCGGCGGGCCATGATCGAATTCCGCAAGCACCTGGGCTGGTACACGAAAGGGTTGCCGGACGGGAGCTCCATGCGGCAACGGCTTTTTCAGGTCAAGAGCCTGCAGGACGCGCGGCGCATCCTGGAGGAATATCTCGGAACCTACCTGGCGGCGGCAGCGTGA